A window of Ananas comosus cultivar F153 unplaced genomic scaffold, ASM154086v1, whole genome shotgun sequence contains these coding sequences:
- the LOC109704189 gene encoding phosphoglucomutase, chloroplastic-like: MMEHLRDLISKSKPGDKHENYTFKFADDVSYTDPVDGSVAAKQGLRFVFTYGSRIMYRLSGTGSAGATVRVYIEQFEPDVSKHDMDAQTALKPLIDIALSVAKLNNFTGREKPTVIT; the protein is encoded by the exons ATGATGGAGCACCTTAGGGACTTGATCTCAAAAAGCAAACCTGGCGATAAACATG agaaTTATACCTTCAAATTTGCTGACGATGTCTCCTACACTGACCCT GTCGATGGAAGTGTGGCAGCGAAGCAAGGCCTTCGGTTTGTTTTCACATATGGATCAAGGATTATGTATCGTCTTTCG GGGACTGGATCAGCAGGCGCAACAGTACGAGTGTACATTGAGCAATTCGAGCCCGACGTCTCCAAGCACGACATGGATGCTCAAACAGCATTGAAGCCTCTAATAG ATATCGCGTTGTCGGTTGCTAAGCTGAATAACTTCACTGGAAGGGAGAAGCCTACAGTCATCACGTGA
- the LOC109704188 gene encoding uncharacterized protein LOC109704188 isoform X1, giving the protein MLGLGQTNKLGLGYERTYVEKDQMATSKISTTLKKKVCHQCGNNGHIKKSCPVKIKKNHSATSKAQSAPSTTRHPPRNQKKDQLNQASEANQISMPQRQGQPKSQAMRVLKPQGTKRPTVDQKSKQTAPKVDKTRQRKIRQVWIRKDPRSSPLNLKMAFFLVLTLLVLMAAGNGRGRGRGRRGASKRTCTTAESSGSDPDYQASSPEEAEEPVARPDKGKGIARESSRGSSRAREGRSKQSVDVPPERRRMFISKSCIAERYVNFNDLIHDVPDFGRLLQRVLIEPVGRFPARAPFFVELIREFYMNGKVLAEDEEIGTFLFETFVRQQKVLVTPHTIGELLGMNVDTAGLLYTSGGFKSSSHWDTVVEAICKAGVQTNRAYVESKDLRLEYHLLSLVLSYNVQPTIGTKRIRWDRLVLLYLLGHPEQAYGLNVNIPFLMWQRMVHVIQASARRDLLPFSLLITMILQENGVDVSCEKYDFGLGPIDAVTWAKSVSTLKTF; this is encoded by the exons atgctcggattgggtcaaacgaacaagcttggTCTTGGATATGAaaggacatatgttgagaaggatcaaatgGCGACATCTAAAATCTCAACAActttaaagaaaaaagtatgTCATCAATGTGGAAACAATGGACACATCAAAAAAAGTTGTCcagtaaaaataaagaagaatcaTTCGGCAACTTCTAAAGCTCAATCGGCACCATCTACGACTCGACATCCCCCAAGGAATCAAAAGAAAGATCAATTGAATCAAGCATCCGAAGCAAACCAGATTTCTATGCCGCAACGCCAAGGTCAACCTAAATCGCAAGCTATGAGGGTTCTAAAGCCTCAAGGGACGAaacgaccaacggttgatcaaaaatcaaagcaaacggCACCTAAAGTCGACAAGACAAGACAACGcaaaatccgacaagtttggattcggaaag ATCCACGAAGTTCCCCCCTAAATTT GAAAATGGCGTTTTTCCTCGTGTTGACATTGCTGGTGCTTATGGCCGCTGGGAACGGTCGTGGGCGTGGTAGGGGTCGTCGAGGGGCCTCTAAGAGGACATGTACTACTGCTGAGTCATCTGGTTCCGATCCAGATTATCAGGCTAGTTCTCCCGAGGAAGCGGAAGAACCTGTTGCTCGTCCTGACAAAGGAAAGGGTATAGCTAGAGAGTCCTCACGAGGTAGTTCTCGTGCTCGTGAGGGTCGTTCAAAACAGTCCGTGGATGTTCCCCCCGAGCGGCGGAGGATGTTCATAAGCAAGTCATGCATTGCCGAGCGTTATGTCAACTTCAATGATCTTATACATGACGTTCCTGACTTCGGGCGGCTACTTCAGCGAGTTCTTATTGAGCCAGTTGGTCGGTTTCCTGCTCGCGCTCCATTTTTtgtggaactcattcgtgagttctatatgaacgggAAGGTACTTGCAGAGGATGAGGAGATCGGGACTTTTCTATTTGAGACATTCGTGCGTCAGCAGAAGGTCCTCGTTACACCACACactattggagagcttttgGGGATGAACGTGGACACTGCTGGTCTTCTCTATACATCAGGGGGATTTAAATCTTCATCCCACTGGGATACAGTTGTAGAAGCTATCTGCAAGGCTGGAGTGCAAACTAATCGTGCTTATGTGGAGTCAAAGGACTTGCGCCTAGAGTATCATCTACTGTCCTTGGTTTTGAGCTACAATGTGCAACCAACGATTGGAACAAAgaggattcgttgggatcgtttGGTTCTGCTATATCTACTTGGTCACCCGGAGCAAGCATATGGTTTGAACGTCAACATCCCTTTTCTGATGTGGCAGCGGATGGTTCATGTCATTCAGGCTTCTGCCcgacgggatctacttccatttTCTCTATTGATCACGATGATTCTGCAGGAGAATGGAGTAGATGTTTCTTGCGAGAAGTATGATTTTGGTCTTGGTCCAATCGATGCTGTTACCTGGGCCAAGTCAGTTAGCACGTTAAAAACTTTTTAG
- the LOC109704188 gene encoding uncharacterized protein LOC109704188 isoform X2, with protein MAFFLVLTLLVLMAAGNGRGRGRGRRGASKRTCTTAESSGSDPDYQASSPEEAEEPVARPDKGKGIARESSRGSSRAREGRSKQSVDVPPERRRMFISKSCIAERYVNFNDLIHDVPDFGRLLQRVLIEPVGRFPARAPFFVELIREFYMNGKVLAEDEEIGTFLFETFVRQQKVLVTPHTIGELLGMNVDTAGLLYTSGGFKSSSHWDTVVEAICKAGVQTNRAYVESKDLRLEYHLLSLVLSYNVQPTIGTKRIRWDRLVLLYLLGHPEQAYGLNVNIPFLMWQRMVHVIQASARRDLLPFSLLITMILQENGVDVSCEKYDFGLGPIDAVTWAKSVSTLKTF; from the coding sequence ATGGCGTTTTTCCTCGTGTTGACATTGCTGGTGCTTATGGCCGCTGGGAACGGTCGTGGGCGTGGTAGGGGTCGTCGAGGGGCCTCTAAGAGGACATGTACTACTGCTGAGTCATCTGGTTCCGATCCAGATTATCAGGCTAGTTCTCCCGAGGAAGCGGAAGAACCTGTTGCTCGTCCTGACAAAGGAAAGGGTATAGCTAGAGAGTCCTCACGAGGTAGTTCTCGTGCTCGTGAGGGTCGTTCAAAACAGTCCGTGGATGTTCCCCCCGAGCGGCGGAGGATGTTCATAAGCAAGTCATGCATTGCCGAGCGTTATGTCAACTTCAATGATCTTATACATGACGTTCCTGACTTCGGGCGGCTACTTCAGCGAGTTCTTATTGAGCCAGTTGGTCGGTTTCCTGCTCGCGCTCCATTTTTtgtggaactcattcgtgagttctatatgaacgggAAGGTACTTGCAGAGGATGAGGAGATCGGGACTTTTCTATTTGAGACATTCGTGCGTCAGCAGAAGGTCCTCGTTACACCACACactattggagagcttttgGGGATGAACGTGGACACTGCTGGTCTTCTCTATACATCAGGGGGATTTAAATCTTCATCCCACTGGGATACAGTTGTAGAAGCTATCTGCAAGGCTGGAGTGCAAACTAATCGTGCTTATGTGGAGTCAAAGGACTTGCGCCTAGAGTATCATCTACTGTCCTTGGTTTTGAGCTACAATGTGCAACCAACGATTGGAACAAAgaggattcgttgggatcgtttGGTTCTGCTATATCTACTTGGTCACCCGGAGCAAGCATATGGTTTGAACGTCAACATCCCTTTTCTGATGTGGCAGCGGATGGTTCATGTCATTCAGGCTTCTGCCcgacgggatctacttccatttTCTCTATTGATCACGATGATTCTGCAGGAGAATGGAGTAGATGTTTCTTGCGAGAAGTATGATTTTGGTCTTGGTCCAATCGATGCTGTTACCTGGGCCAAGTCAGTTAGCACGTTAAAAACTTTTTAG